A genomic segment from [Flavobacterium] thermophilum encodes:
- the ybaK gene encoding Cys-tRNA(Pro)/Cys-tRNA(Cys) deacylase ybaK: MKQAKTNAMRLLDREGILYDVWTYENNDGKIDGVSVAKKIGKDPKTVYKTLVTKGSSGTIYVFVIPVEAELDLKKAAKAAQEKKVELLPVHEIEKHTGYVRGGCSPIGMKKQYATFIDETALQLKKIIVSAGKIGMQIELCVDDLQKMTGAKLVDLVKEKEKDGHN; this comes from the coding sequence ATGAAACAAGCAAAAACGAACGCGATGCGTCTATTAGACCGAGAAGGCATCTTATATGATGTGTGGACATATGAAAACAACGATGGAAAAATCGATGGGGTATCCGTAGCGAAAAAAATCGGAAAAGACCCAAAAACCGTCTATAAAACGTTAGTGACAAAAGGAAGCAGCGGAACGATTTACGTATTTGTCATTCCTGTAGAGGCGGAACTTGATTTGAAAAAAGCAGCGAAAGCGGCACAAGAGAAAAAAGTAGAGCTTCTTCCTGTTCATGAGATTGAAAAGCACACAGGCTATGTTCGCGGCGGATGTTCACCGATTGGAATGAAGAAGCAATATGCCACGTTTATTGATGAAACGGCTCTTCAACTTAAAAAAATCATTGTCAGCGCAGGAAAGATTGGCATGCAAATCGAACTGTGCGTCGATGATTTGCAGAAGATGACGGGTGCAAAGCTCGTCGATCTTGTAAAAGAAAAAGAAAAAGACGGACACAACTAG
- the adhE_1 gene encoding Aldehyde-alcohol dehydrogenase, with protein MQWFKVPPKIYFEKHATQYLAKMPNISRAFIVTDPGMVKLGYVDKVLYYLRKRPDYVHCEIFSEVEPDPSIETVMKGADMMHAFQPDVIIALGGGSAMDAAKAMWLFYEHPNTDFNGLKQKFLDIRKRVFKYPKLGQKAQFVAIPTTSGTGSEVTSFAVITDKKNNIKYPLADYELTPDVAIVDPQFVMTMPKHITADTGMDVLTHAIEAYVSNMANDYTDGLALKAIQLVFEYLPRAYKNGNDEVAREKMHNASTIAGMAFANAFLGINHSLAHKLGAEFHIPHGRANTILMPHVIRYNATKPKKFVAFPKYEHFIADKRYAEIARILGLAARTTEEGVESLIQAIIKLAKELEMPLSIAETGVSKEEFESKVDQLAELAFEDQCTTANPKLPLVSDLAEIYRQAYKGVE; from the coding sequence ATGCAATGGTTTAAAGTTCCGCCAAAAATTTATTTTGAAAAACATGCGACACAATATTTAGCGAAAATGCCAAACATCTCACGCGCCTTTATTGTTACAGACCCAGGTATGGTGAAGCTCGGCTATGTCGATAAAGTGTTATACTATTTGCGTAAACGTCCAGATTATGTGCATTGCGAAATTTTCTCAGAAGTTGAACCAGACCCATCAATCGAAACAGTCATGAAAGGTGCCGACATGATGCATGCGTTCCAACCAGACGTCATCATCGCCCTCGGCGGTGGTTCAGCGATGGACGCAGCAAAAGCGATGTGGCTGTTCTATGAACATCCAAATACAGACTTTAACGGCTTAAAACAAAAGTTTTTAGATATTCGTAAACGTGTATTTAAATATCCAAAACTCGGTCAAAAAGCGCAATTTGTCGCGATTCCAACAACGTCTGGTACAGGCTCTGAAGTCACATCATTTGCGGTCATTACCGATAAGAAAAATAACATTAAATATCCGCTTGCAGACTATGAATTAACACCAGATGTCGCCATCGTTGACCCACAATTCGTCATGACGATGCCAAAACATATTACAGCGGATACAGGTATGGACGTATTAACACATGCGATTGAAGCGTACGTATCAAACATGGCAAACGACTATACAGACGGATTAGCACTAAAAGCCATTCAACTTGTGTTCGAATACTTGCCACGCGCATATAAAAACGGCAACGATGAAGTGGCGCGCGAAAAAATGCATAACGCTTCAACGATTGCAGGGATGGCGTTTGCGAATGCGTTCCTTGGCATTAACCATAGCTTAGCGCATAAACTCGGTGCGGAATTCCATATTCCTCACGGACGTGCCAATACGATTTTAATGCCGCACGTCATTCGTTATAACGCGACAAAACCGAAGAAATTTGTAGCGTTCCCTAAATATGAACATTTTATCGCGGATAAACGCTATGCGGAAATCGCACGCATTTTAGGATTGGCAGCACGCACAACGGAAGAAGGAGTCGAAAGCCTCATTCAAGCGATTATCAAGCTTGCAAAAGAGCTTGAAATGCCATTAAGCATCGCGGAAACAGGCGTCAGCAAAGAAGAATTCGAAAGCAAAGTCGATCAATTGGCAGAGCTTGCGTTCGAAGATCAATGTACAACCGCAAACCCTAAATTGCCGTTAGTCAGCGATTTAGCCGAAATTTATCGCCAAGCATATAAAGGAGTTGAATGA
- a CDS encoding Transposase and inactivated derivatives — protein MGMHADRQCDSAIHLLSQNVLSKERVQTVILDMWEPYHKAVRALFPSASIVIDKYHVVQKVTQALDQARKEFSPLKKARYLLLKGCEKLRKDQRLRLDDILEEYPVLSIAYDLKELFRDFYRTDGYNEAKERLEEWIQLAKQSPFASFQEAANTLERWKEPILSYFLCPYTNARIEGTNHKIKNIKRRAYGYRNLERFRLRVFLECTGNTTGSQSA, from the coding sequence ATGGGAATGCATGCCGATCGCCAATGTGACTCCGCCATCCACTTGTTGAGCCAAAATGTCCTGTCGAAAGAAAGGGTCCAAACGGTGATTCTTGACATGTGGGAACCTTATCATAAGGCGGTTCGTGCCCTGTTTCCATCTGCTTCGATTGTCATCGATAAGTACCATGTGGTTCAAAAAGTGACACAAGCCTTGGATCAAGCAAGAAAGGAATTTTCTCCATTGAAAAAGGCTCGATATCTTCTCTTAAAAGGATGTGAAAAGCTTCGTAAGGACCAACGGCTTCGATTAGACGATATCTTGGAGGAGTATCCGGTACTTTCCATTGCTTATGATCTGAAAGAGTTGTTTCGGGATTTTTACCGAACCGATGGATATAACGAAGCAAAGGAACGCTTGGAAGAATGGATTCAGTTAGCCAAACAGAGCCCTTTTGCTTCTTTTCAGGAAGCAGCCAACACGCTTGAAAGGTGGAAGGAGCCTATTCTTTCCTACTTTTTGTGCCCATATACGAATGCCCGAATTGAGGGGACGAATCACAAGATCAAAAACATCAAACGCCGGGCATATGGCTATCGAAATCTAGAACGGTTTCGTTTGCGTGTATTTCTGGAGTGTACAGGGAACACTACAGGCAGTCAGTCTGCTTAA
- a CDS encoding Transposase and inactivated derivatives: MLSISLGLPELKVIKQELLSYGYAIHVEKTETQERCPHCGFATSSVHDRRIRKVRDLAIFHQPVYLFVKVKRYRCWNCSQVFSASLESIPPNQHYTNRFCEYLYELCEGSTIQEVSRKHRIPYTTLERIYYSIASKKAKERQTATEVSSPEGMVLSLDEIAVKKGTSV, translated from the coding sequence GTGCTTTCTATATCACTAGGATTGCCAGAATTGAAAGTGATTAAACAAGAACTTCTTTCCTATGGTTATGCGATTCATGTAGAGAAAACAGAGACACAGGAACGTTGCCCTCATTGTGGGTTTGCCACTTCCTCCGTCCACGACAGACGGATAAGAAAAGTACGGGATTTGGCGATTTTCCATCAACCGGTGTACTTGTTCGTAAAGGTAAAGCGCTATCGGTGTTGGAATTGTTCCCAAGTGTTTTCCGCCTCTTTGGAATCGATTCCACCCAATCAACACTACACCAATCGATTTTGTGAGTACTTGTATGAACTTTGTGAAGGCTCCACCATTCAAGAGGTTAGCCGAAAGCACCGCATCCCATATACGACATTGGAACGCATCTATTACTCTATCGCATCAAAAAAAGCAAAAGAGCGTCAAACAGCGACGGAGGTCTCTTCTCCAGAAGGAATGGTGCTTAGTTTAGATGAAATCGCGGTAAAAAAGGGGACATCAGTATGA
- the hchA gene encoding Molecular chaperone Hsp31 and glyoxalase 3, whose amino-acid sequence MTKRVLMVVTNHTTITDDHKTGLWLEEFAVPYLVFKEKGYDVKVASIQGGEVPLDPRSINEKDPSWAEAEAVLKNTTRLSKDDAHGFDAIFLPGGHGTMFDFPDNETLQYVLQQFAEDGRIIAAVCHGPSGLVNATYKDGTPIVKGKTVTSFTDEEEREVGLDVHMPFLLESTLRLRGANFVHGEKWTDFSVRDGNLITGQNPQSSRSTAEKVVAALEEQA is encoded by the coding sequence ATGACGAAACGAGTGCTCATGGTGGTGACGAACCATACGACGATCACCGACGACCATAAAACCGGGCTTTGGCTTGAGGAGTTTGCCGTACCGTATTTGGTATTTAAAGAAAAAGGGTATGACGTGAAAGTGGCGAGCATTCAAGGCGGCGAGGTGCCGCTTGACCCGCGCAGCATCAATGAAAAAGACCCGTCTTGGGCGGAGGCGGAAGCAGTGCTGAAGAACACAACACGTTTAAGCAAGGACGATGCACACGGGTTTGACGCCATTTTCCTTCCCGGTGGACACGGGACGATGTTCGATTTTCCCGACAATGAAACGCTGCAATACGTCTTGCAGCAGTTTGCCGAAGACGGGCGCATCATCGCCGCTGTCTGCCACGGTCCGTCAGGGCTGGTGAATGCCACATACAAAGACGGCACACCGATTGTGAAAGGAAAAACGGTCACGTCATTTACGGATGAAGAAGAGCGTGAAGTCGGGCTTGATGTGCATATGCCGTTTTTGCTCGAGTCGACGCTGCGCCTGCGCGGTGCAAATTTCGTCCACGGCGAGAAATGGACCGATTTCTCGGTGCGCGACGGTAACTTGATCACCGGGCAAAATCCGCAATCAAGCCGAAGCACGGCGGAAAAAGTCGTCGCCGCGCTGGAAGAGCAGGCGTGA
- the ydgH gene encoding Putative membrane protein ydgH, translating to MKAIIKGKWLVLAAWIAMAAVLMATAPNMGELVREKGQLSVPDGYSSSLAAKLIKEANSQENKQNERSAVLVFYQKGGLTADDKKEIERAVNALEKKKEELHITDIVSPFANRELEKELISEDGTTMLISVSIDPAGRTAKQLTDALYKAVDGVKVEHYFTGGWMIDEDVVTSSLEGVKKTEGITVVFILIVLLAVFRSPVAPLIPLLVVGATYVVSQSVVAFLVDQVNFPLSTFTQTFLVAVLFGIGTDYCILLLSRFKEELAKRGDRAEAIAATYRTAGKTVAASGLAVMIGFAAIGLSTFKLYQSAAAVAVGVAVLLLALVTLVPFFMAVLGEKLFWPVRGKLEHGQSRLWLAAGRFAFARPLLALAIVAAVTVPVLVTYDGKLSFDSMEEIGDHYRSVKAFRIIADHFNPGDAMPTQVVVKSKEPLDSEEGLALIEKMSREIEKVDGVASVRSATRPTGEPIQELYVTEQAKQLKDGLGAGKEGIEKIGAGLETASEKLSSSAPQLKQASSGIGQLVSGTERLEDGLRQLQNGLSQIEQGVRRGAVGAGELKQGLATLRDNAKKLQEGAAQLLDGYKQMEQGLSALSGQYRQIEAGLKAVANQLAAVQAMLAQVEQAHPELAQDAQYQRAKMTVAALSEKTNQMADGLVQLNGALEQARAGLAKANDSFAQLAAGQAAVNGGLDRIIAGLSELEAGLTKAADGQKQAVDQLPQFSRGLEQVNGGQRQLLEHFSALGGQLGQLVNGLDQSASGLHKVADGLGTAETYLADLSSAPEKDMAGWHMPKEARESKDFAQAKDAYMSKDRRIVTFDVILKENPYSTSALGRIDDIRAAAERAVKGTKWEDATIAVGGVTSTYADLQAISNADYKRTAVLMLIGIAIVLAALLRSLIMPLYLILSLVLTYYTSMAVTELIFVNGLGYAGLNWAVSFFAFVLLLALGIDYSIFLMDRFNEYRGRPVKEAMLSAMGHMGTVIISAAVILGGTFAAMYPSGVLSLLQIATIVLTGLLLYALVVLPLFVPVMVRTFGRANWWPFRQPVSEVDGLEQQKIS from the coding sequence ATGAAAGCGATCATCAAAGGAAAATGGCTCGTACTTGCGGCATGGATCGCCATGGCGGCCGTGCTCATGGCGACGGCGCCGAACATGGGCGAGCTTGTCCGCGAGAAAGGGCAGTTGAGCGTGCCTGACGGCTACTCGTCGTCGTTGGCGGCAAAGCTGATCAAAGAGGCGAACAGCCAGGAAAACAAACAAAACGAACGCTCCGCGGTGCTTGTCTTTTACCAAAAAGGCGGGTTGACGGCGGATGACAAAAAAGAGATTGAACGGGCGGTAAACGCGCTCGAAAAGAAAAAAGAGGAACTTCATATCACGGACATCGTCTCGCCGTTTGCCAACCGGGAGCTGGAAAAAGAACTCATCTCCGAAGATGGAACGACGATGCTCATTTCCGTCAGCATCGACCCGGCTGGGCGGACGGCGAAGCAATTGACCGACGCCCTGTATAAAGCAGTCGATGGCGTCAAGGTCGAGCATTATTTCACCGGCGGGTGGATGATCGATGAAGATGTGGTGACAAGCTCGCTTGAAGGCGTGAAGAAAACGGAGGGGATCACGGTCGTCTTTATTTTAATTGTGTTGCTCGCCGTGTTCCGCTCGCCGGTGGCGCCGCTCATTCCGCTGCTTGTGGTCGGGGCGACGTACGTCGTTTCGCAGTCAGTCGTGGCGTTTTTGGTCGATCAGGTCAACTTTCCGTTGTCGACGTTTACGCAGACGTTTTTAGTCGCCGTGTTGTTCGGTATTGGGACCGACTATTGCATTTTGCTGCTGAGTCGGTTTAAAGAAGAACTGGCGAAGCGCGGCGACCGGGCGGAGGCGATCGCCGCCACGTACCGGACGGCGGGGAAAACGGTGGCGGCAAGCGGCTTGGCCGTCATGATCGGCTTTGCGGCGATCGGCTTGTCGACGTTTAAGCTGTATCAATCGGCGGCGGCTGTCGCCGTCGGGGTCGCGGTGCTGCTTTTGGCGCTCGTGACGCTCGTGCCGTTTTTCATGGCCGTGCTTGGCGAGAAGCTGTTTTGGCCGGTGCGCGGGAAGCTTGAGCACGGGCAAAGCCGGCTTTGGCTCGCGGCTGGCCGATTTGCATTCGCCCGTCCGCTGCTGGCGCTCGCCATCGTCGCAGCGGTAACGGTGCCGGTGCTCGTGACGTACGATGGCAAACTGTCGTTTGATTCCATGGAAGAGATCGGCGATCATTACCGTTCGGTCAAAGCATTTCGCATCATCGCCGATCATTTCAATCCGGGAGATGCCATGCCGACGCAGGTGGTGGTAAAAAGCAAAGAGCCGCTTGATTCGGAAGAAGGGCTGGCGTTGATTGAGAAAATGAGCCGCGAGATCGAAAAAGTTGATGGCGTGGCAAGCGTCCGCTCGGCGACGCGTCCGACCGGAGAGCCGATTCAGGAGCTGTATGTCACCGAACAAGCGAAACAGCTCAAAGACGGCCTCGGCGCCGGCAAAGAGGGGATTGAGAAAATCGGCGCCGGACTTGAGACGGCAAGCGAAAAATTGTCCTCGTCCGCGCCGCAGCTCAAGCAGGCGTCATCCGGCATCGGCCAGCTCGTCTCTGGAACGGAGCGGCTTGAAGACGGTCTGCGCCAGCTGCAAAACGGCCTTAGTCAAATCGAACAAGGCGTGCGTCGTGGAGCGGTGGGCGCCGGCGAGTTGAAACAAGGCTTGGCGACGCTTCGCGACAATGCGAAAAAGCTGCAGGAAGGCGCCGCGCAGCTGCTTGACGGCTACAAGCAGATGGAACAAGGGCTGTCGGCGCTAAGCGGCCAGTACCGGCAAATCGAAGCGGGGCTGAAGGCGGTCGCCAATCAGCTCGCCGCCGTGCAGGCGATGCTTGCGCAAGTCGAACAGGCGCACCCGGAGCTCGCGCAAGACGCCCAATATCAACGAGCGAAAATGACGGTCGCCGCCTTGTCCGAAAAGACGAACCAAATGGCGGACGGCCTCGTACAGTTGAACGGGGCGCTTGAGCAGGCGCGCGCCGGTTTGGCGAAAGCGAACGACTCGTTCGCCCAGCTTGCGGCCGGCCAAGCGGCGGTCAACGGCGGCTTGGACCGGATCATCGCCGGGCTTTCGGAGCTCGAAGCCGGGTTGACGAAAGCGGCCGACGGCCAGAAACAGGCGGTCGACCAATTGCCGCAATTCTCCCGAGGGCTTGAGCAAGTGAACGGCGGCCAGCGCCAATTGCTTGAGCATTTCTCCGCGCTTGGTGGCCAGCTCGGCCAGCTTGTAAACGGCTTGGACCAAAGCGCGTCTGGGCTGCATAAAGTGGCGGACGGCCTCGGAACGGCGGAAACGTATTTAGCCGATTTGTCATCGGCGCCGGAGAAAGACATGGCTGGCTGGCACATGCCGAAAGAGGCGCGCGAAAGCAAAGACTTTGCGCAGGCGAAAGACGCGTATATGTCGAAAGACCGGCGCATCGTGACGTTCGATGTCATTTTAAAAGAAAATCCGTATTCAACATCGGCGCTCGGCCGCATCGATGACATTCGCGCCGCGGCCGAACGGGCAGTGAAAGGAACGAAGTGGGAAGACGCGACGATCGCTGTCGGCGGCGTCACAAGCACGTATGCCGATTTGCAGGCGATCTCAAACGCCGACTATAAACGGACGGCCGTGCTGATGTTGATCGGCATCGCCATCGTGCTCGCAGCGCTCCTTCGTTCGCTGATCATGCCGCTCTATTTGATCTTGTCGCTCGTCCTGACGTATTACACATCGATGGCCGTCACCGAACTCATTTTCGTCAACGGCCTCGGCTATGCCGGCTTGAACTGGGCGGTGTCGTTCTTCGCCTTTGTGTTGCTGTTGGCGCTTGGCATCGACTACAGCATCTTCCTCATGGACCGGTTCAACGAATACCGCGGCCGGCCGGTGAAGGAAGCGATGCTGTCGGCGATGGGCCATATGGGGACGGTCATCATCTCGGCCGCCGTCATTTTAGGCGGAACGTTCGCCGCGATGTATCCGTCCGGCGTCCTGTCGCTCTTGCAAATTGCGACGATTGTGCTGACAGGGCTCCTGCTTTACGCCCTCGTCGTCCTGCCGCTGTTTGTGCCGGTCATGGTCCGCACGTTCGGTCGCGCGAACTGGTGGCCGTTTCGGCAACCGGTGAGTGAAGTGGACGGACTGGAACAACAAAAAATCAGTTAA
- the yusO_4 gene encoding Uncharacterized HTH-type transcriptional regulator yusO, which yields MPERNIDEWIDRYLSVSFLVMKRGAALVKDSLCEEMTHDQYYLLRYIRRRGTCTSTELAAMFGVNKSAVTAMTNRLADKGWLRRDRDENDRRVIVLSLTEHGEAWVKEMDRSVYRLVEEVIARFPEEEIEAFIRTYERLARVLQEVEEAT from the coding sequence ATGCCAGAACGAAACATCGACGAATGGATCGACCGCTATTTGTCCGTGTCGTTTCTCGTGATGAAACGCGGCGCGGCGCTTGTCAAAGACAGCCTTTGCGAAGAGATGACGCATGACCAATATTATTTGCTTCGCTACATCCGCCGGCGGGGGACGTGCACGTCAACGGAGCTCGCGGCGATGTTCGGGGTGAACAAAAGCGCGGTGACGGCGATGACGAACCGCCTTGCCGACAAAGGCTGGCTGCGCCGCGACCGTGACGAGAACGACCGGCGCGTCATCGTCTTATCGCTGACAGAGCACGGGGAAGCATGGGTGAAGGAGATGGACCGGAGCGTCTATCGGCTCGTCGAAGAAGTAATCGCCCGCTTTCCGGAAGAAGAAATTGAAGCGTTCATCCGCACGTATGAGCGGCTGGCCCGCGTGCTGCAGGAGGTGGAAGAGGCGACATGA
- the phoA gene encoding Alkaline phosphatase 4 precursor, with protein sequence MFRSKRRTALLIAGLSAGLTLYHASQAAWAAPTKQSKPPEVKNVILFVGDGMGTAHRNAIRLATKGLSGELEMDSMPYSGLVHTNSADAKSFITDSAAAATAIASGVKTYNGAISVDRQGKPVETILEQAKKAGKATGLVTTAQVTDATPAAFAAHTASRSAQSDIAKQYIEQTKVDVILGGGEDYWYPDGNPGYYPDHPAEDPEEGSKGTQGNLVERAKQLGYTYVRTADELKQASGRKLLGLFANEEMFQQRPEGEGDVYNPVVPLPDMTKKALDVLSQNKKGFFLVVEEEAIDEMSHENNGSLMLKAGQQLDEAVAVAKQYAKRHRDTLVLVLADHESGGLTIETPGGADESGDGKTISGEDGPFAIAGSSQTFALDWTTTGHTAADVPLTAMGPGAERFTGVYENTRIHDILEELLFGKSKR encoded by the coding sequence ATGTTCCGATCGAAACGCCGCACCGCTTTGCTCATTGCCGGGCTGAGCGCCGGACTGACGCTTTATCATGCTAGTCAAGCTGCATGGGCCGCCCCAACGAAACAATCGAAGCCGCCTGAAGTGAAAAATGTCATCCTTTTTGTCGGCGATGGCATGGGCACCGCGCATCGCAACGCCATTCGCCTCGCTACAAAAGGATTGAGCGGGGAATTGGAAATGGACAGCATGCCGTACAGCGGCCTCGTCCATACGAACTCTGCCGACGCGAAATCATTCATTACCGACTCCGCCGCGGCGGCGACTGCCATCGCCTCAGGCGTGAAAACATACAACGGCGCCATTTCCGTTGATCGACAAGGGAAACCAGTGGAAACGATTTTGGAACAAGCGAAAAAAGCCGGCAAGGCAACAGGGCTTGTCACGACCGCCCAAGTGACGGACGCCACACCGGCCGCGTTTGCCGCCCACACCGCCAGTCGTTCGGCGCAAAGCGACATCGCCAAGCAATACATTGAACAAACGAAAGTGGACGTCATTTTGGGCGGCGGGGAGGATTACTGGTACCCTGATGGAAATCCTGGCTATTACCCCGACCATCCAGCCGAAGATCCGGAAGAAGGAAGCAAAGGCACGCAAGGCAACTTGGTTGAACGGGCGAAACAATTGGGCTACACGTACGTCCGCACCGCCGATGAGCTGAAACAAGCGTCCGGCCGTAAGCTGCTCGGGCTGTTTGCCAATGAGGAAATGTTCCAGCAGCGACCGGAAGGGGAAGGGGATGTGTACAATCCCGTCGTGCCGCTGCCTGATATGACGAAAAAAGCGTTGGATGTGCTGTCGCAAAACAAAAAAGGCTTTTTCCTCGTGGTCGAAGAAGAAGCCATTGATGAAATGAGCCATGAAAACAACGGATCGCTCATGCTTAAAGCGGGCCAGCAGCTTGACGAAGCGGTCGCTGTAGCGAAGCAATACGCCAAGCGCCATCGGGATACGCTCGTCCTCGTGCTCGCCGACCATGAATCCGGCGGCTTGACGATCGAAACGCCGGGCGGCGCCGATGAGTCGGGAGACGGCAAGACGATTTCCGGCGAAGACGGCCCGTTTGCCATCGCTGGTTCTTCGCAAACGTTCGCCCTCGACTGGACGACAACGGGCCACACCGCCGCCGATGTGCCGCTGACCGCCATGGGCCCGGGGGCGGAGCGGTTCACCGGCGTGTACGAGAATACACGCATTCATGATATTCTTGAAGAATTATTGTTTGGAAAAAGCAAAAGATAA
- the crcB_1 gene encoding camphor resistance protein CrcB: MYAPLFVAIGGFFGAMARYLVSRWAARRSPRFPIGTLIVNLLGSFLLGWLAGSDAADATKLLVGTGFMGAFTTFSTLKWESVQMMQQRQWAKVVVYLAATYSCGVWLAWLGYRVGR, from the coding sequence ATGTACGCACCGCTGTTTGTGGCGATCGGCGGTTTTTTCGGCGCCATGGCCCGCTATCTCGTCAGCCGCTGGGCGGCTCGGCGTTCGCCGCGTTTTCCCATAGGGACGCTCATTGTCAACTTGCTTGGGTCCTTTTTGCTTGGCTGGCTTGCCGGAAGCGACGCCGCCGATGCGACGAAGCTGCTTGTCGGCACCGGCTTCATGGGCGCGTTCACGACGTTTTCGACGTTGAAATGGGAAAGCGTGCAAATGATGCAGCAGCGCCAATGGGCGAAGGTGGTCGTTTATTTGGCGGCTACGTATTCGTGTGGCGTGTGGCTGGCGTGGCTTGGCTATCGCGTGGGGCGGTGA
- the crcB_2 gene encoding camphor resistance protein CrcB: MVYLAVGAAGMIGALVRYVVGLVVPAAWLGGVPLGTLLVNWTGSFLLSWLTVVFTRRPSWPSWLKTAATTGFIGSYTTFSTLSVECVEWMEQGRFGMAAVYIAASLFGGLLASWAGYAAAQPERKEGIG, translated from the coding sequence TTGGTCTATCTCGCCGTCGGCGCAGCCGGCATGATCGGCGCGCTTGTCCGCTATGTCGTTGGTCTTGTCGTGCCCGCTGCCTGGTTGGGAGGGGTTCCGCTCGGAACGCTTTTGGTGAACTGGACCGGCTCGTTTTTGCTCAGCTGGCTTACGGTGGTGTTCACCCGCCGCCCGTCTTGGCCGTCGTGGCTGAAAACGGCGGCGACGACCGGGTTCATCGGCTCGTATACGACGTTTTCGACGCTCAGCGTCGAATGTGTGGAATGGATGGAACAAGGGCGCTTTGGCATGGCGGCCGTGTATATCGCCGCCAGCCTGTTTGGCGGGTTGCTCGCCTCATGGGCTGGATATGCCGCCGCTCAACCGGAACGGAAGGAAGGGATTGGATAA
- the modA gene encoding Molybdate-binding periplasmic protein precursor — protein MRKIAWLAALLLLFGLYGCDSGSKEGKGQTKPADKVELTVSAAASLQEALEEAKTAFERKHPNIRIQYNFGASGALQKQISEGAPVDLFFSAAAEPFEKLKAEGLIDSKHEKTVLANELVLIAPKQGEGAVQSLDDIIRAKRIAIGIPESVPAGMYAKQTLEKAGLWEKVAPKLVYAKDARQVLTYVETGNVDAGFVYRTDALASENVNIVAAVPSGMHDPIVYPLGVVKTSKHLKEAQQFYSYLTSGPALQMFEEHGFRRAR, from the coding sequence ATGCGAAAAATCGCATGGCTTGCCGCATTGCTCTTGCTGTTCGGCTTGTATGGCTGCGACAGCGGCTCAAAAGAGGGGAAGGGGCAAACGAAACCGGCGGATAAAGTGGAGCTCACCGTCTCCGCCGCCGCCAGTCTGCAAGAAGCGCTGGAAGAAGCGAAAACGGCGTTTGAACGAAAGCATCCGAACATCCGCATCCAATACAATTTCGGTGCGTCGGGCGCGTTGCAAAAGCAAATTTCCGAAGGGGCGCCGGTCGATCTTTTCTTTTCGGCGGCTGCTGAGCCGTTTGAAAAATTGAAAGCAGAAGGGTTGATCGATTCCAAACACGAAAAAACAGTGCTGGCGAACGAACTCGTCCTCATTGCGCCAAAACAAGGGGAAGGAGCGGTTCAGTCGCTCGATGACATCATCCGCGCCAAACGGATCGCCATCGGCATCCCCGAATCGGTGCCGGCCGGCATGTACGCGAAACAAACGTTGGAGAAGGCGGGGCTGTGGGAGAAGGTGGCACCGAAGCTCGTGTACGCGAAAGACGCTCGCCAAGTGTTGACGTATGTGGAAACCGGCAACGTCGACGCCGGATTTGTGTACCGGACGGACGCGCTCGCCTCGGAGAACGTCAATATCGTCGCTGCAGTGCCAAGCGGCATGCACGACCCGATCGTCTATCCGCTTGGTGTCGTCAAGACGAGCAAACATCTCAAGGAGGCGCAACAGTTTTACTCGTATTTGACAAGCGGTCCAGCGTTGCAAATGTTCGAAGAGCACGGATTTCGCCGCGCCCGCTAG